Proteins from one Bacteroides zhangwenhongii genomic window:
- the ung gene encoding uracil-DNA glycosylase: MNVQIEESWKAHLAPEFDKDYFRTLTDFVRSEYSQYQIFPPGRLIFNAFNLCPFDKVKVVIIGQDPYHGPGQAHGLCFSVNDGVPFPPSLVNIFKEIKTDLGTDAPATGNLTRWAEQGVLLLNATLTVRAHQAGSHQNRGWEVFTDAAIRTLAENRENIVFILWGSYAQKKGAFIDRNKHLVLTSAHPSPLSAYNGFFGNKHFSRANDYLKAHGKTEIIW, translated from the coding sequence ATGAACGTACAAATTGAAGAAAGCTGGAAAGCACATTTAGCACCTGAATTCGACAAAGACTACTTTCGGACATTAACAGATTTCGTCAGAAGCGAATATAGTCAATATCAGATATTTCCTCCGGGAAGACTGATTTTCAATGCTTTCAACCTTTGTCCTTTCGACAAAGTGAAAGTTGTAATTATAGGGCAAGATCCTTATCATGGTCCCGGTCAAGCACATGGTCTCTGTTTTTCCGTAAATGACGGAGTTCCTTTCCCTCCTTCATTGGTAAATATCTTCAAAGAGATTAAAACGGACCTTGGTACCGATGCACCTGCTACGGGTAACTTAACACGTTGGGCCGAGCAAGGAGTTCTGCTCCTCAATGCTACCCTAACTGTGCGAGCTCACCAAGCCGGTTCACACCAAAATCGGGGATGGGAAGTCTTTACTGACGCAGCCATCCGCACGTTAGCAGAAAATAGAGAAAATATCGTATTTATCTTGTGGGGATCATACGCACAAAAGAAAGGGGCTTTTATCGACCGCAACAAACATTTAGTACTCACATCAGCACACCCTTCTCCCCTTTCTGCTTACAATGGTTTTTTCGGCAACAAACATTTCAGCCGGGCAAACGATTATTTAAAGGCACACGGAAAAACAGAAATTATCTGGTAG
- a CDS encoding winged helix-turn-helix transcriptional regulator, translating to MVRTEIQNELYPDCPIRNILARISDKWSILVLFTLNQSALMRFNALQKNIPDISQKMLTVTLRTLEEDGFVRRQVYAEVPPRVEYSLTDRAISLLPHINSLITWAKDNMDAILVDRENNRLKS from the coding sequence ATGGTAAGAACAGAAATTCAAAATGAATTATATCCCGATTGTCCTATTCGGAATATACTTGCTCGTATAAGTGATAAATGGTCTATATTAGTTCTTTTTACATTAAATCAGTCTGCATTAATGCGTTTCAATGCCTTGCAAAAAAATATCCCCGATATTTCACAGAAAATGCTGACTGTTACTTTGAGAACTCTTGAAGAGGACGGATTTGTCAGAAGACAGGTATATGCAGAAGTGCCGCCAAGAGTTGAATATTCACTAACTGATAGAGCTATATCTTTGTTGCCACATATCAACAGTTTGATAACTTGGGCAAAAGATAACATGGATGCAATTTTAGTTGATAGAGAAAATAATAGATTAAAGTCATAA
- a CDS encoding putative LPS assembly protein LptD has translation MAPLKARILISFILLIVLLMLPDEATSQRRRRGMITSNTAQKDSLQGSDSLKADTVTVRIDSIAPVKKKQPLDAPVVYESNDSTVFTLGGSATLYGSGKVNYQNIELAAEVISMNLDSSTVHAYGIKDSTGVEKGKPVFKEGDTSYDTETIRYNFKTKKAGITDIVTQQGEGYVTGSKAKKGANDEIFMEHGRYTTCDHHDHPHFYMQLTRAKVRPKKNVVTGPAYLVVEDVPLPLAVPFFFFPFSSSYSSGFIMPTYMDDSSRGFGLANGGYYFAISDIMDLKMTGDIFTKGSWRLSGLTNYNKRYKYSGTLQADYQVTKTGDKGMPDYAVSKDFKIVWNHRQDAKASPNSTFSASVNFSTSSYERSNINNLYNSQLLTQNTKTSSISYSRSFPDIGLTLSGTTNIAQTMRDSSIAVTLPDLNITLSRLFPFKRKKAAGAERWYEKISISYTGRLTNSIRTKDDRLFKAGLSEWENAMNHNIPISATFTLFKYLQVSPSVNYTERWYTRKINQQYNEVDRRLESLPGDTLNGFYRVSNYSASLSLSTKLYGMYKPLFAKKKEIQIRHVFTPQVSLSGAPGFSKYWEEYTDYNGNTQYYSPFTGQPYGVPSREGSGTVSFSISNNLEMKYYDAKKDTLKKVSLIDELGASMSYNMAAKERPWSDLSMNLRLKLTKNYTFNMNASFATYAYTFDKNGNVVTGNRTEWSYGRFGRFQGYGSSFNYTFNNDTWKKWFGPKEEQGKDKKKGDEEDEDSDGADEEEATTKKVEKAAADADGYQVFKMPWSLSLSYSFNIREDRSKPINRHSMRYPYTYTHNINANGNVKISNNWSLSFNSGYDFQAKEITQTSCTITRDLHCFNLSASLSPFGRWKYYNVTIRANASILQDLKYEQRSQTQSNIQWY, from the coding sequence ATGGCGCCATTGAAAGCAAGAATACTTATATCATTTATACTGCTGATTGTCTTACTGATGCTTCCCGATGAGGCTACGTCTCAACGTCGAAGGAGAGGAATGATTACCTCCAATACTGCACAAAAAGATTCACTACAAGGAAGCGATTCGTTGAAGGCAGATACGGTTACGGTACGCATTGATTCTATAGCACCTGTTAAGAAGAAACAACCGCTCGATGCACCGGTTGTTTATGAATCCAACGACTCCACTGTTTTTACATTGGGAGGATCGGCCACACTTTATGGTAGTGGAAAAGTGAACTACCAGAATATAGAGTTAGCTGCGGAAGTTATCTCGATGAATCTTGATAGCAGTACTGTTCATGCATACGGTATCAAAGATTCTACCGGAGTAGAGAAAGGTAAACCGGTCTTCAAGGAAGGGGATACTTCTTATGATACGGAGACCATCCGCTATAATTTCAAAACTAAAAAAGCCGGGATTACCGATATTGTCACTCAGCAAGGTGAAGGTTATGTGACCGGAAGCAAAGCTAAGAAAGGGGCCAATGATGAAATCTTTATGGAACACGGTCGCTATACAACTTGCGATCATCATGATCATCCTCACTTCTATATGCAGCTGACTCGTGCAAAAGTGCGTCCTAAAAAGAATGTGGTGACAGGACCTGCTTATCTGGTAGTGGAAGATGTTCCTTTGCCATTGGCTGTACCGTTTTTCTTCTTTCCGTTCTCCAGTAGTTATTCATCCGGTTTTATAATGCCGACTTATATGGACGACTCCAGTCGCGGTTTCGGCTTGGCTAATGGAGGATATTATTTTGCTATCAGTGATATTATGGATTTGAAGATGACGGGGGATATCTTTACAAAAGGTTCATGGAGGCTTTCCGGATTGACAAACTATAATAAACGCTATAAATATTCTGGAACGTTGCAGGCGGATTATCAGGTCACCAAAACGGGTGACAAAGGGATGCCGGACTATGCAGTATCTAAAGACTTTAAAATTGTCTGGAATCATCGTCAAGACGCTAAAGCCAGTCCGAACAGTACTTTCTCGGCCAGTGTAAATTTCTCGACCAGTAGTTACGAACGTTCTAATATCAACAACCTCTACAACTCTCAGTTGCTGACTCAGAATACGAAAACATCAAGTATCAGTTATTCACGTAGTTTTCCCGATATCGGCCTGACGCTTTCCGGAACGACCAATATCGCTCAGACAATGCGTGACTCTTCTATTGCAGTAACCTTGCCCGACCTTAATATAACATTAAGCCGTCTGTTCCCATTCAAACGTAAGAAGGCTGCGGGGGCCGAACGTTGGTATGAAAAAATATCCATTAGTTATACCGGACGTCTGACAAACAGTATTCGTACAAAGGATGACCGTTTGTTCAAAGCAGGTCTGAGCGAATGGGAAAATGCAATGAATCATAATATTCCTATCAGTGCTACTTTTACATTGTTCAAGTATTTGCAGGTTTCTCCTTCAGTCAATTATACGGAACGTTGGTATACCCGTAAAATTAATCAGCAGTATAATGAAGTGGACCGCAGATTGGAGTCGTTACCGGGTGATACGTTGAACGGTTTCTACCGAGTGTCTAACTATTCGGCAAGTTTGAGCCTGAGCACGAAGCTTTACGGTATGTATAAACCTCTTTTCGCAAAGAAGAAAGAGATACAAATCCGCCACGTATTTACTCCGCAAGTGAGTTTGAGCGGTGCTCCGGGATTCAGCAAATATTGGGAAGAATACACAGACTATAATGGTAACACGCAATATTATTCACCTTTCACCGGACAGCCTTACGGTGTGCCTTCGCGTGAAGGTTCGGGTACGGTCAGTTTCTCTATTTCCAATAATCTGGAAATGAAGTATTATGATGCAAAGAAAGATACACTGAAAAAGGTGAGCCTAATCGATGAACTTGGAGCGAGTATGTCTTATAATATGGCGGCCAAAGAACGGCCGTGGAGTGATTTGAGTATGAATCTCCGTTTGAAACTGACTAAGAATTATACGTTCAATATGAATGCGTCATTCGCTACTTATGCCTACACGTTCGATAAAAATGGTAATGTGGTTACCGGCAATCGTACAGAATGGTCTTATGGTCGTTTCGGACGTTTTCAGGGCTATGGATCTTCTTTTAATTATACTTTCAACAACGATACTTGGAAGAAATGGTTCGGACCGAAAGAGGAACAGGGAAAGGATAAGAAAAAAGGAGACGAGGAGGATGAAGATTCAGACGGAGCCGATGAAGAAGAGGCTACAACTAAGAAAGTAGAGAAAGCCGCGGCTGATGCGGATGGTTATCAAGTGTTTAAAATGCCGTGGTCATTAAGTCTTAGTTACTCATTTAATATTCGTGAGGATAGATCGAAGCCGATTAATCGTCATTCAATGAGATATCCTTATACCTACACACATAATATCAATGCGAATGGAAATGTGAAGATCTCCAATAACTGGTCGCTCTCATTCAATTCCGGTTATGATTTTCAGGCAAAAGAAATTACGCAAACCTCTTGTACTATCACACGTGATCTGCACTGTTTCAACTTGTCTGCCAGTCTTTCGCCTTTCGGACGTTGGAAATACTACAATGTGACAATCCGTGCGAACGCAAGTATTTTGCAAGACTTGAAGTATGAGCAGAGAAGCCAGACTCAAAGTAATATTCAATGGTACTAA
- a CDS encoding exo-beta-N-acetylmuramidase NamZ family protein, whose protein sequence is MQARTLLILFYLLAISPSGYTHSKITTGAERIAQYLSLIQGKRVGMVVNHTSIVGIEQTHLLDTLLKLDIKIVKVFAPEHGFRGNTDAGETVKDGKDLRTGIPIISLYGNNKKPTAGQLKDIDVILFDIQDVGARFYTYISTMYYVMEACAENRKEMLVLDRPNPCDYIDGPVLKSPYRSFVGMLPIPILHGCTIGELAQMINGEGWIANKKNACLLKVIPMIGWKHGEPYSLPIKPSPNLPNDQSIRLYASLCPFEATRISVGRGTTFPFQVLGAPNKKYGNFVFTPRSLPGFNKNPLHKGIACYGEDLRNNTDTNGFTLYYFLRFYQISGEGAGFFSRPRWFDLLMGTDTVRKAILRGESEETIRNGWKKELRAYRETRKKYLLY, encoded by the coding sequence ATGCAAGCTAGAACTTTGCTCATTCTTTTTTATCTACTCGCTATATCCCCTTCAGGATATACCCACAGTAAGATAACAACCGGTGCAGAACGTATCGCACAATACTTATCACTTATTCAAGGCAAACGTGTCGGAATGGTAGTCAATCACACTTCTATTGTAGGAATAGAACAGACTCATCTGCTCGACACCTTATTAAAGTTGGATATAAAAATAGTGAAAGTATTTGCCCCCGAACACGGTTTTCGTGGCAATACGGATGCGGGCGAAACAGTAAAGGATGGAAAGGACCTACGCACCGGTATCCCTATTATTTCACTTTATGGCAATAATAAGAAGCCTACCGCTGGTCAATTAAAAGACATTGATGTCATCTTGTTTGATATCCAAGATGTAGGAGCGCGCTTTTATACCTATATCAGTACAATGTACTATGTCATGGAGGCTTGTGCAGAAAACAGAAAGGAAATGCTCGTACTGGATCGGCCTAACCCGTGTGACTATATAGACGGTCCGGTACTCAAATCCCCCTATCGGAGTTTTGTTGGTATGCTTCCCATTCCTATACTTCATGGATGTACTATAGGCGAGCTGGCACAAATGATAAACGGAGAAGGATGGATTGCCAACAAAAAAAACGCCTGCTTATTAAAAGTAATTCCAATGATAGGCTGGAAACATGGAGAGCCCTATTCGCTTCCGATTAAACCTTCTCCTAATCTGCCCAATGACCAGTCTATTCGTTTGTATGCATCACTTTGTCCTTTTGAGGCAACCCGCATCAGCGTAGGACGGGGAACAACCTTTCCTTTTCAGGTATTAGGTGCACCCAATAAAAAATATGGCAATTTCGTTTTCACTCCTCGTTCCCTGCCTGGATTCAACAAGAATCCATTACACAAAGGAATAGCCTGCTACGGAGAAGACTTACGGAACAACACGGATACTAATGGTTTTACCCTTTACTATTTCCTACGTTTTTATCAAATATCAGGTGAAGGAGCCGGATTCTTTTCCCGCCCCCGATGGTTTGATTTACTTATGGGAACCGACACGGTGCGCAAAGCTATTCTCAGAGGAGAATCTGAAGAAACTATTCGAAATGGTTGGAAAAAAGAATTACGGGCTTATCGGGAGACGAGAAAGAAGTATCTGCTTTATTGA
- the asnA gene encoding aspartate--ammonia ligase codes for MSYLIKPKNYKPLLDLKQTELGIKQIKEFFQLNLSSELRLRRVTAPLFVLKGMGINDDLNGIERPVSFPIKDLGDAQAEVVHSLAKWKRLTLADYHIEPGYGIYTDMNAIRSDEELGNLHSLYVDQWDWERVITDEDRNIHFLKEIVNRIYAAMIRTEYMVYEMYPQIKPCLPQKLHFIHSEELRQLYPNLEPKCREHAICQKYGAVFIIGIGCKLSDGKKHDGRAPDYDDYTTIGLNNLPGLNGDLLLWDDVLQRSIELSSMGIRVDKEALQRQLKEEKEEKRLELYFHKRLMNDTLPLSIGGGIGQSRLCMFYLRKAHIGEIQASIWPEDMRKECEELEIHLI; via the coding sequence ATGAGTTACTTGATAAAACCTAAGAACTATAAACCACTACTCGACCTCAAACAGACCGAGCTGGGAATTAAACAAATAAAAGAGTTCTTCCAATTAAACTTATCATCTGAATTACGTCTCAGACGTGTAACAGCCCCCTTGTTTGTATTAAAAGGAATGGGTATCAATGATGACTTAAATGGAATTGAACGTCCTGTCTCTTTCCCCATCAAAGACTTGGGAGACGCACAGGCAGAAGTGGTTCATTCATTGGCCAAATGGAAAAGATTAACTTTAGCTGATTACCACATTGAACCGGGATATGGCATTTATACGGATATGAATGCTATTCGCTCGGATGAAGAACTGGGTAATCTACATTCTCTATATGTGGATCAATGGGACTGGGAACGCGTTATCACCGATGAAGACAGAAACATACACTTCCTAAAAGAAATCGTAAACCGTATTTATGCGGCTATGATTCGCACCGAATATATGGTATACGAAATGTATCCCCAAATTAAACCTTGTTTGCCACAAAAGCTGCATTTCATTCATTCAGAGGAGTTACGCCAACTTTATCCTAACTTGGAGCCTAAATGCCGCGAGCATGCTATCTGCCAAAAATACGGTGCTGTATTCATCATCGGTATAGGATGCAAATTGAGTGATGGTAAAAAACATGACGGACGTGCGCCGGATTACGATGATTATACAACAATCGGACTGAATAATTTACCCGGATTAAACGGTGACCTTCTTCTGTGGGACGACGTACTGCAACGTTCCATCGAATTGTCATCAATGGGTATACGTGTAGACAAGGAGGCTCTACAACGACAATTAAAAGAAGAAAAAGAAGAGAAAAGACTGGAACTTTATTTCCATAAACGTTTGATGAACGACACACTTCCATTATCCATCGGTGGCGGTATCGGTCAATCTCGTTTATGTATGTTTTACCTTCGTAAAGCCCATATCGGAGAGATACAAGCCAGTATTTGGCCCGAAGATATGCGCAAGGAATGCGAAGAACTAGAAATTCACCTTATATAA
- a CDS encoding PDDEXK nuclease domain-containing protein, with protein MDINQNYREAVKTIKEAILRSQYRAAASVNKEQLSLYYGIGRYVSENSRTSFWGKGAIEQISSLLQKELPGLRGFSTRSIKNMRQFYEEWELVLNQQPVAADLELDEKLLLIEIRQPMAAEFNWSDFLSIGFSHHIEIIAKAKTLEARLFYIHECATRYWSKYTLRDYLKADLYSHRGTLPNNFVQTLPDTKQALKAVCSFKDEYLLDFINVEELDEQEEDLDEKIVEKAIVANVKKFIMTFGQDFSFIGNQYRIEVAGEEMFIDLLFFNRELNSLVAVELKSGKFRSSYLGQLNTYLSALDSYVRKPHENPSIGIILCREMNQTFVEFAVRDYNKPMGVATYRASEDMPERLRKALPDIDELKKLL; from the coding sequence ATGGATATAAATCAGAATTATAGAGAAGCAGTAAAGACCATAAAAGAAGCTATCCTACGTAGCCAGTACCGTGCAGCCGCATCGGTGAACAAGGAACAGCTCTCTCTTTATTACGGCATCGGACGTTATGTGTCGGAAAATTCTCGTACAAGCTTTTGGGGGAAAGGTGCAATTGAACAGATATCTTCCCTATTACAGAAAGAATTGCCGGGGCTAAGGGGATTTTCAACTCGAAGTATTAAAAATATGCGGCAATTTTATGAAGAATGGGAACTTGTTTTAAATCAGCAGCCAGTGGCTGCCGATTTGGAGTTGGATGAAAAATTGCTTCTCATAGAAATTCGGCAGCCAATGGCTGCCGAATTTAACTGGTCTGATTTCCTTTCAATCGGCTTTAGTCATCACATAGAAATCATTGCCAAAGCTAAGACTTTGGAAGCAAGGCTATTTTATATACATGAGTGCGCTACTCGCTATTGGAGTAAATACACTTTAAGGGATTATTTAAAAGCAGACCTGTACAGCCATCGGGGAACTTTACCTAATAATTTCGTCCAAACATTGCCCGATACTAAGCAAGCTCTAAAAGCTGTTTGTTCATTTAAAGATGAATACCTGCTTGATTTCATTAATGTGGAGGAACTGGATGAACAAGAAGAGGATTTAGACGAAAAGATAGTAGAAAAGGCGATTGTTGCCAATGTGAAAAAGTTCATCATGACCTTTGGGCAGGATTTCAGTTTTATAGGTAATCAATACCGTATTGAGGTAGCGGGAGAGGAAATGTTCATTGATTTATTGTTTTTCAATCGGGAACTTAATTCTTTGGTCGCTGTTGAATTGAAGTCCGGAAAATTCCGAAGCTCCTATTTAGGGCAACTGAACACTTACCTTTCCGCATTGGATTCATATGTGAGAAAGCCGCACGAGAATCCCTCTATCGGAATCATCCTTTGCCGAGAAATGAACCAAACCTTTGTAGAGTTTGCAGTACGTGATTACAATAAGCCAATGGGTGTTGCTACTTACCGGGCATCCGAAGATATGCCGGAACGACTTCGCAAAGCATTGCCGGATATTGATGAATTGAAAAAGTTGTTATAG
- a CDS encoding bifunctional fucokinase/fucose-1-phosphate guanylyltransferase produces MQKLLSLPPNLIHCFHELEGVNRTDWFCTSDPVGSKLGSGGGTTWLLQACHQEFAPQVPFSDWIGREKRILLHAGGQSRRLPSYGPSGKILTPIPIFSWERGQKLGQNLLSLQLPLYERIMKQAPDGLNTLIASGDVYIRSEKPLQDIPNADVVCYGLWVNPSLATHHGVFVSNRESPEILDFMLQKPSLEDLERLSKTHLFLMDIGIWILSDRAIEVLMKRSLKSGTSDINYYDLYSDYGLALGKHPKTEDEEINRLSVAILPLPGGEFYHYGTSHELISSTLTIQDKVRDQRKIMHRKVKPNPAIFIQNSITQVSLSANNANLWIENSYVGKEWKLGARQIITGVPENHWNITIPDNVCIDIIPIGEHDFIARPYGLDDIFKGALNNETTMYLNIPFSQWMQERGLDWETIEGRTDDLQSAAIFPRTNSIEELGIILRWMTSEPQLEKGKELWKKSVKVSADEISANANLKRLYTQRRNYRCENWKGLAANYEKSVFYQLDLQDAANEFVHLDLETPDILKEDAAPMVRIHNRMLRARIMKLRGNGEWQKEEQAAFQLLRDGLLGAMSAQKNHPTLSVYSDQIVWGRSPVRIDMAGGWTDTPPYSLYSGGSVVNLAIELNGQPPLQVYVKPCKEFHIVLRSIDMGAMEVISNYDELQDYKKVGSPFSIPKAALTLAGFAPAFSAERYTSLEEQLKAFGSGLEITLLAAIPAGSGLGTSSILASTVLGAINDFCGLAWDKNEICSYTLVLEQLLTTGGGWQDQYGGVFSGVKLLQSEAGFEQNPLVRWLPDQLFVHPDYRDCHLLYYTGITRTAKGILAEIVSSMFLNSGTHLSLLAEMKAHAMDMSEAILRSNFTNFGNLVGKTWIQNQALDCGTNPLAVAAIIEKIKDYTLGYKLPGAGGGGYLYMVAKDPQAAGLIRRILTEEAPNPRARFVEMSLSDKGLQISRS; encoded by the coding sequence ATGCAAAAGTTATTGTCTTTACCCCCAAATTTAATTCATTGCTTTCATGAACTGGAAGGAGTGAATCGTACCGATTGGTTTTGCACGTCTGATCCTGTTGGAAGCAAATTAGGCTCCGGTGGTGGAACCACATGGCTACTGCAAGCCTGTCATCAGGAATTTGCTCCACAAGTTCCTTTCAGTGATTGGATAGGACGAGAGAAAAGAATATTACTCCATGCGGGCGGACAAAGCCGTCGCCTGCCAAGCTACGGTCCTTCCGGCAAGATACTGACTCCGATCCCAATCTTCAGTTGGGAACGGGGACAAAAGCTAGGACAGAACCTGCTGTCGCTGCAACTTCCGCTATATGAAAGAATCATGAAACAAGCTCCCGACGGGCTGAATACTTTGATAGCGAGCGGCGATGTATATATCCGTTCGGAAAAGCCACTACAAGACATTCCGAATGCAGACGTGGTATGTTACGGTTTATGGGTAAATCCTTCATTAGCAACACATCACGGCGTGTTTGTTTCTAATCGGGAAAGTCCGGAGATTCTTGATTTCATGTTACAGAAGCCTTCTCTCGAAGACTTGGAAAGGCTGTCGAAGACACATCTCTTCTTGATGGATATCGGTATCTGGATTTTAAGTGACCGTGCCATTGAAGTATTAATGAAACGGTCATTAAAAAGTGGAACGAGCGATATTAACTATTATGACTTATATTCGGACTACGGCCTGGCTTTGGGAAAACACCCTAAAACGGAAGATGAAGAAATCAACCGCTTATCGGTAGCAATCCTGCCACTGCCCGGTGGAGAATTTTATCATTACGGCACAAGCCACGAATTGATATCTTCCACTTTAACCATACAGGATAAGGTACGCGACCAACGGAAAATCATGCACCGTAAAGTAAAACCGAATCCGGCTATTTTCATTCAGAATTCCATCACACAGGTATCTCTTTCCGCCAACAATGCTAATTTGTGGATCGAAAACAGCTATGTGGGAAAAGAATGGAAACTGGGGGCTCGTCAAATCATAACGGGAGTTCCGGAAAACCATTGGAATATAACTATTCCTGACAATGTCTGCATCGATATCATCCCTATCGGTGAACATGATTTTATAGCACGCCCGTACGGGTTGGATGACATATTCAAGGGGGCCCTGAACAATGAAACGACTATGTATCTCAATATCCCTTTTTCACAGTGGATGCAAGAAAGAGGACTTGACTGGGAAACAATCGAAGGCCGGACGGACGACTTACAATCGGCTGCTATCTTCCCAAGAACCAATTCCATTGAGGAATTGGGAATAATACTCCGATGGATGACATCGGAACCACAATTGGAAAAAGGGAAAGAACTTTGGAAGAAATCCGTGAAAGTTTCTGCTGATGAAATCTCGGCAAATGCCAATCTCAAACGTCTTTACACCCAACGTCGCAATTATCGGTGTGAGAATTGGAAAGGCTTGGCAGCTAATTATGAGAAGAGTGTTTTCTATCAGCTCGATTTACAGGATGCTGCCAACGAGTTTGTACATTTAGACTTGGAAACTCCCGACATTTTGAAAGAAGATGCGGCTCCAATGGTACGGATACATAACCGAATGCTCCGTGCACGGATTATGAAATTACGTGGAAACGGCGAATGGCAGAAAGAAGAACAAGCAGCTTTCCAACTTCTCCGCGATGGTTTACTAGGAGCAATGTCCGCACAAAAAAATCATCCGACACTCAGCGTTTATTCCGATCAAATCGTATGGGGACGCAGCCCTGTACGAATTGACATGGCAGGAGGATGGACGGATACACCTCCTTATTCTCTTTATTCGGGAGGAAGTGTTGTCAATCTCGCCATTGAATTAAACGGTCAGCCACCCTTACAAGTATATGTAAAACCGTGCAAGGAGTTCCATATTGTTCTTCGTTCTATAGATATGGGAGCTATGGAGGTCATAAGTAATTATGATGAACTGCAAGACTACAAGAAAGTAGGTTCTCCGTTTTCTATCCCCAAAGCCGCTCTTACTTTGGCAGGTTTCGCTCCTGCATTCTCTGCCGAACGTTACACCTCACTGGAAGAGCAATTGAAAGCTTTTGGTTCGGGCCTTGAAATAACGTTATTAGCAGCTATTCCTGCCGGTTCAGGTTTGGGAACAAGTTCTATTTTGGCTTCTACCGTACTCGGAGCAATCAATGACTTCTGCGGACTGGCTTGGGATAAAAACGAGATTTGCAGTTATACACTTGTATTGGAACAGTTATTAACCACAGGAGGCGGATGGCAGGATCAATACGGCGGTGTCTTCTCTGGTGTCAAGTTGCTTCAATCCGAAGCAGGTTTCGAACAGAATCCATTGGTACGATGGCTGCCCGACCAGCTATTTGTTCATCCCGACTATCGTGACTGCCACTTATTATATTACACGGGAATCACCCGCACAGCCAAAGGCATTCTGGCAGAAATAGTCAGTTCCATGTTCCTTAATTCAGGCACACATCTGAGTCTATTGGCGGAAATGAAAGCACACGCTATGGATATGAGCGAAGCTATCCTCCGTAGTAATTTCACTAATTTCGGCAATCTGGTGGGCAAAACTTGGATACAGAACCAAGCATTGGATTGTGGAACGAATCCACTGGCAGTAGCTGCCATTATCGAAAAGATCAAAGATTATACGCTAGGATATAAACTGCCGGGTGCAGGTGGTGGTGGCTATCTGTATATGGTAGCCAAAGATCCACAAGCCGCAGGACTGATTCGTCGGATTCTGACTGAAGAGGCTCCAAATCCACGTGCCCGCTTTGTAGAAATGTCTCTTTCCGATAAAGGACTTCAGATTTCAAGAAGCTAA
- a CDS encoding HDIG domain-containing metalloprotein, protein MNPYEIIDKYYPENTEQRQILVIHSLSVSGKAMKMLDAHPELHLNRSFVKEAALLHDIGIFQTDAPSIRCFGTHPYIAHGYLGAEILRAEGFPQHALVCERHTGAGLSLQDIIDQQLPVPHREMLPVTLEEQLICFADKFFSKTHLDEEKTVEKARNSIAKYGEEGLNRFDRWCSLFL, encoded by the coding sequence ATGAATCCATACGAAATCATTGATAAGTATTATCCGGAGAATACGGAACAGCGACAAATCTTAGTAATACACAGCCTTTCAGTGTCAGGAAAGGCTATGAAGATGCTAGATGCACATCCGGAGTTGCATTTGAACCGGAGCTTTGTGAAAGAGGCCGCTCTTTTGCATGATATCGGTATCTTTCAGACAGATGCTCCGTCCATTCGATGTTTCGGTACTCATCCTTATATTGCTCATGGATATTTAGGAGCTGAAATTTTGCGTGCTGAAGGTTTTCCTCAACATGCGTTAGTTTGTGAACGCCATACAGGAGCCGGTCTTTCCTTGCAGGATATTATTGATCAGCAACTTCCGGTTCCTCACCGTGAGATGCTTCCTGTCACATTGGAAGAGCAATTGATTTGTTTTGCGGATAAGTTCTTTTCTAAGACTCATTTGGATGAGGAAAAGACGGTGGAGAAAGCACGGAATAGCATTGCAAAATATGGTGAAGAAGGACTAAACCGTTTTGACAGATGGTGCTCTCTCTTTTTATAG